In Candidatus Zixiibacteriota bacterium, one genomic interval encodes:
- a CDS encoding T9SS type A sorting domain-containing protein translates to MCKYTLSLLFVAAAMLAATPAAQAGTFQDKNSSAKTVDEGRSAKPGWRYQQAELPEVSSQDAGFQDERDDCSSVYYYNDSSSNVFIWPLPQDSVDWLAVRFDNDGASECTLKVARVTLNRGYMAGAPDLQIGVFDDDGFGLPGSLLASETVPYDSLPTGNYGWAEADFSSYNLVFGTGENYHIGVSVIPQVGDTLFPVSDVGDGVHSGEQRSTYQGYGVWSTIYSATGTDYVFWIEAEMCCSIIECVPPPAGMVAWWPLDETSGQTSDDIAGAANNAGTWMNSPIPVTGKVDGALSFNGSNSVDVPNDPELNFGTSDYSVDLWIKSTDVSTTPSTILDKRTGSVPNITGYVLFLYNGYLGSQIGDGSGYMSWTSTGFVADGNWHHVAVTVDRDNPSGWLYYVDGSAVGPPANPTAYQGSLTNTAPLVMARNLVTPGHVFTGTLDEIELFNRVLDPLEIYSIWEADSFGKCKDTCYADGDANGDGIFLSVADLVYLIAYLNGAGPAPPIPYKADLTGDGVIDGGDVQLYKNYFIYGIGVFPRFPVPCPCDPVLAPAAVYLHSVDGGGGRGPGEVIAGLPFIMNIGLRNYAETNATSISHGLKIYSPDGAIWEPPMVGYLESFPAESFFDVTWTGDFECTGSGVDTVAFSAQATSLSGLPQGYDDAVFGVASVVNHEQIGKTICIDSTFFPPDGAWQWETSLSTVEPVWGGPYCFDILGYAYDTVLAYGALMTSVGTAELGVNPDSSVSVSNLGDGGTDGVRLGFGEALTATIGFGGPDLIPAKGAIAVFCPLGLEYMCCWNPADPHKNCLYPGTDCYDLHQCVVYGKPKYWGVCEPAFEVMTDPMRGPEDLRCLIFVPPGSDSATVRMDGYHDAAGFTLYVYEGGGLVDSVDCESGTDIITGRAMPTAMSVGEMSALTWTSSMDFAIEGGGVLHGDELRSRPHSATRTDEVVSRVIVLGAGLSEFVIDGVETISCCELRGDFTHNGQVDISDLVDLVDYMFTGGPAPLCDEEADLNGDGGIDIADLVYMVDFMFTGGPAPVPCDQPAPVSRVVGKVSNISFDIEYADGISTVIMNSPIDLRGIQLELKGAGPVPENLVGEHVDMVHGRDGWVVKVGLLDLDGSEVVTSDVTRIIRFEGEYTLESVIVADEQARSITPTIGQSAKRNELPTDYALGQNYPNPFNPNTSIAFALPEATEVMLEVYNLLGQRVKTLINRRLEAGHHAAVWDSRNESGQTVSSGVYFYRMETPNYMESRKMVLLK, encoded by the coding sequence ATGTGCAAGTATACTCTCAGTTTACTATTCGTTGCCGCAGCCATGCTGGCGGCGACACCCGCCGCGCAGGCCGGGACTTTCCAAGACAAGAACAGTTCGGCGAAAACCGTGGATGAAGGTCGCTCTGCGAAGCCCGGCTGGCGATACCAGCAGGCAGAGTTACCCGAGGTTTCGTCTCAGGACGCTGGTTTTCAGGATGAGCGTGACGATTGTAGCAGCGTTTACTACTACAACGATAGCTCTTCGAATGTCTTCATCTGGCCCCTGCCGCAGGACAGCGTCGACTGGCTGGCCGTCCGTTTCGACAACGATGGTGCCAGCGAGTGCACGCTTAAGGTGGCCAGGGTCACGCTCAACCGTGGGTATATGGCAGGTGCGCCCGACCTGCAAATCGGTGTCTTTGATGATGACGGCTTCGGCCTCCCGGGTAGCCTTCTCGCGTCCGAGACTGTTCCGTATGATTCCTTGCCGACTGGGAACTACGGGTGGGCGGAGGCGGATTTCTCTTCCTACAATCTGGTTTTCGGAACGGGAGAGAACTATCACATAGGTGTGAGTGTGATCCCCCAGGTGGGAGATACGTTGTTCCCGGTGAGTGATGTCGGAGACGGTGTTCACTCCGGCGAGCAGCGGTCGACCTACCAGGGCTATGGTGTCTGGTCGACGATCTACTCGGCAACGGGCACCGACTATGTATTCTGGATCGAGGCGGAAATGTGCTGCTCCATTATCGAATGTGTCCCGCCGCCAGCCGGTATGGTCGCCTGGTGGCCGCTGGATGAAACGTCGGGACAGACTTCAGATGACATAGCAGGTGCCGCCAATAATGCGGGTACCTGGATGAACAGCCCGATTCCAGTGACTGGAAAGGTCGATGGCGCATTAAGCTTCAACGGGTCAAACTCTGTTGATGTGCCCAACGATCCCGAATTGAACTTCGGCACAAGCGATTATTCCGTCGATTTGTGGATCAAGTCCACAGATGTTTCCACAACGCCGAGCACAATCCTGGACAAACGAACGGGCTCTGTTCCTAATATAACTGGCTACGTACTCTTCCTGTACAACGGTTACCTGGGTTCGCAAATTGGTGACGGGAGTGGGTATATGAGCTGGACCTCGACAGGGTTCGTCGCTGATGGAAACTGGCATCATGTCGCGGTCACTGTGGACAGAGACAATCCGTCGGGTTGGCTCTATTATGTGGATGGTAGTGCCGTCGGGCCCCCAGCCAATCCAACGGCTTATCAAGGGAGTCTGACCAACACCGCCCCATTAGTAATGGCGAGAAACCTGGTGACTCCCGGTCATGTGTTTACCGGTACACTTGACGAGATTGAGCTTTTCAACCGTGTCCTCGATCCTTTGGAGATTTATTCCATTTGGGAAGCAGACAGTTTCGGCAAGTGCAAAGATACCTGCTATGCCGACGGTGATGCCAACGGCGACGGCATCTTCCTGTCGGTGGCGGACCTGGTTTATCTTATTGCTTATTTGAACGGAGCCGGTCCTGCTCCGCCAATACCGTACAAGGCGGACCTCACCGGTGACGGCGTCATTGACGGCGGCGATGTTCAGTTGTACAAGAACTATTTCATCTACGGCATAGGCGTCTTCCCCAGATTCCCGGTTCCCTGCCCGTGCGACCCGGTTCTGGCGCCGGCGGCTGTTTATCTTCACAGTGTGGATGGCGGGGGTGGTCGGGGGCCCGGCGAAGTGATAGCGGGACTCCCCTTCATCATGAACATTGGCCTTCGGAATTACGCCGAGACGAATGCAACTTCCATCTCACATGGCCTGAAAATCTACTCGCCCGATGGAGCGATCTGGGAGCCGCCGATGGTCGGTTACCTGGAGTCATTCCCGGCGGAATCGTTCTTCGATGTTACTTGGACCGGCGACTTCGAGTGTACCGGCTCCGGCGTTGACACCGTAGCGTTTTCGGCTCAAGCTACCAGCTTGTCGGGCCTCCCCCAGGGATATGATGATGCCGTATTTGGCGTGGCCTCTGTCGTGAATCATGAGCAGATAGGGAAGACCATTTGCATCGATTCGACCTTTTTCCCTCCGGATGGTGCATGGCAGTGGGAGACGTCCCTTTCCACCGTCGAGCCAGTGTGGGGCGGTCCCTACTGCTTCGACATCCTTGGGTACGCCTATGATACCGTTCTTGCGTATGGTGCGCTTATGACGTCTGTGGGAACAGCCGAGCTTGGCGTAAACCCGGACAGTTCCGTCTCAGTCTCCAATCTTGGTGACGGTGGTACAGATGGTGTTAGGCTGGGATTCGGCGAGGCGCTGACGGCTACAATCGGGTTCGGTGGCCCAGACCTCATTCCAGCGAAGGGTGCCATCGCAGTCTTTTGTCCCCTGGGTCTTGAATACATGTGCTGCTGGAATCCGGCCGATCCCCACAAAAACTGCCTCTACCCTGGAACTGACTGCTACGACCTTCACCAGTGTGTCGTCTACGGTAAACCCAAATACTGGGGGGTTTGCGAGCCCGCCTTCGAAGTCATGACCGACCCCATGCGCGGACCGGAAGACCTACGCTGCCTGATCTTCGTGCCACCGGGTAGCGACAGCGCCACAGTCCGCATGGACGGCTACCATGACGCGGCCGGTTTCACACTGTACGTGTACGAAGGCGGCGGTCTGGTTGATTCCGTTGACTGCGAGAGTGGTACGGACATCATCACGGGCAGGGCTATGCCGACAGCAATGTCGGTTGGGGAAATGTCCGCCCTGACCTGGACCTCAAGCATGGACTTCGCCATCGAAGGTGGTGGAGTGCTCCACGGAGATGAACTACGCTCCAGGCCACACAGCGCGACACGAACGGATGAAGTTGTGTCACGGGTGATTGTCCTGGGTGCCGGGCTCTCGGAGTTCGTCATCGACGGCGTGGAGACGATCTCCTGCTGCGAACTCCGCGGCGATTTCACCCATAACGGCCAGGTCGACATATCCGACCTGGTGGACCTCGTAGATTACATGTTCACCGGTGGTCCCGCGCCGTTGTGCGATGAAGAAGCCGACCTGAACGGTGACGGTGGCATTGACATCGCCGACCTGGTCTACATGGTCGACTTCATGTTCACCGGCGGTCCGGCGCCGGTGCCGTGCGATCAGCCAGCGCCGGTTTCCAGAGTGGTAGGTAAGGTGTCGAACATCTCCTTCGATATTGAGTATGCCGATGGAATCTCTACCGTAATCATGAACTCGCCGATCGACCTGCGTGGTATCCAGTTGGAACTCAAAGGCGCCGGTCCAGTGCCCGAGAATCTGGTCGGTGAACATGTCGACATGGTCCACGGCCGTGACGGTTGGGTGGTCAAGGTTGGCTTGCTCGATCTTGACGGCAGTGAAGTTGTCACGTCCGACGTGACTCGAATCATCCGATTTGAGGGTGAGTACACGCTGGAATCGGTCATTGTGGCCGATGAGCAAGCTCGTTCGATCACACCGACTATTGGGCAGTCCGCCAAGCGCAACGAATTGCCGACGGACTACGCGCTGGGTCAAAACTATCCAAACCCGTTCAACCCGAATACTTCTATCGCCTTTGCCTTGCCTGAAGCCACCGAGGTCATGTTGGAGGTGTACAATCTCTTGGGCCAGCGGGTCAAGACACTGATAAACCGGCGGCTGGAGGCCGGACACCATGCGGCAGTATGGGATAGCCGTAACGAGTCTGGTCAAACTGTGTCTTCAGGCGTTTACTTCTACCGTATGGAGACGCCGAACTACATGGAAAGTAGGAAGATGGTCCTGCTTAAATAA
- a CDS encoding T9SS type A sorting domain-containing protein gives MYRYIFSLLIVAAAMLSATPAAQAGVYVELVDSITDLDYDYIPFDTSVTIKVKMDNDVGENVTYISNAVRIYSPQGATWQTPTFAAGDSLDVYFDFMQEPEGFDLDGSGDDTIGIQGWAFGTPGVPDGYEGLELMRIYIRVPTSGGGDTLCIDSVEYPPSGVWQWDTPTQSVTPGWGGPYCYAVGDPSCYANGDANNDGLGLSVSDLSYLIAYLSGNGPAPPVPYKVDLNGDGVIDAGDLQVYKDYFIYGLSVFAPYGGYPVACPCNPVLAPVAVYLHSVEGGGNRGPGEIVAGIPFVLNIGIGNHSESSVTDISSAFRVYSPDGAIWEPLAYGFHWSFPVESFFDVSAMGEFSNDGVGEDIVTVSAQATGASGLPAGYTGQEAIWLSTVVGASEVGRTICIDSSFHPPDFTWQWQMPSVEMTPVWDGPHCFEIVEYTWDTLYAHDGEYATYGTAQIALDGDSVSVANVGAGGNDGVTIGFEETAGVTVRFGEQGPIPMGTAVKGLKLVPFPEYCCAYDNYSGGGATPCIDQYPCPNGFSPLPDHTCAPGANNPHLYCAPLIAVENRVADRSVASGAGLSIFGGPNNESATIVPDGCDDPLGYTLYVYNNTVLVDTVVCDSGTTITTDNAMPTAMIFGDMIGLSYSSTMDFVVGGDVYIGDEIRSRPKSAQRSELISRIGIVGRGLVADPELASFSIIDIETASCCVVRGDFTHNGNVDISDLVSLVDFMFTGGPGPLCDEEADLNDDDGVDIADLVYFVEFMFNGGPTPVPCGQSAPINKLVGEVPDISFGIEYNGEASTVLMNSAIDLRGIQLELKGVGPAPENLVGDHVDMVHGRDGWVVRVGLLDLDGGQVVKSDVRQIIRLDGEYTLESVTVADEQARSIRPRIGPIAKHEGLPADYALGQNYPNPFNPSTSIGFALPEAAEVRLEVYNLLGQRVVSLINQRLEAGNHTVQWDSRNESGQAISSGVYFYRLETPRYTKSKKMILLK, from the coding sequence ATGTATAGATACATTTTCAGTTTACTGATTGTTGCCGCAGCCATGCTGTCGGCGACACCCGCAGCTCAGGCCGGGGTTTATGTCGAACTGGTCGACAGCATCACTGATTTAGATTACGACTATATCCCGTTCGACACGTCGGTTACGATCAAGGTCAAGATGGACAACGACGTCGGCGAAAACGTCACCTATATCTCTAACGCCGTTCGCATCTACTCACCACAAGGTGCAACATGGCAAACGCCCACCTTCGCGGCCGGCGACAGCCTTGATGTATACTTCGACTTCATGCAAGAACCTGAGGGATTCGACCTGGACGGCTCAGGCGATGATACAATTGGTATCCAAGGTTGGGCCTTTGGAACACCTGGCGTCCCAGACGGCTATGAGGGACTGGAACTCATGCGAATCTACATACGGGTCCCTACCAGTGGTGGTGGAGATACGCTCTGTATCGATTCGGTCGAATACCCGCCTTCGGGCGTCTGGCAATGGGACACCCCGACCCAGAGTGTGACACCCGGCTGGGGCGGGCCTTACTGCTATGCCGTCGGTGACCCAAGCTGCTATGCCAATGGTGACGCGAACAACGATGGTCTCGGCCTCTCGGTGAGCGACCTGAGCTATCTGATTGCCTACTTAAGCGGCAATGGTCCAGCCCCGCCGGTCCCGTACAAAGTCGATCTCAACGGGGACGGCGTCATCGACGCCGGCGATCTGCAGGTGTACAAAGACTACTTCATCTATGGACTTTCCGTTTTTGCACCTTACGGCGGTTATCCGGTCGCCTGTCCGTGCAATCCGGTCCTTGCCCCGGTGGCTGTGTACCTGCACAGTGTTGAAGGCGGCGGCAATCGAGGACCGGGTGAAATCGTGGCCGGCATCCCATTTGTCTTAAACATCGGTATCGGGAATCACTCCGAATCGAGTGTTACCGACATCTCAAGCGCCTTCAGAGTTTATTCACCCGATGGCGCGATTTGGGAGCCGTTGGCCTATGGTTTTCATTGGTCGTTCCCGGTAGAGTCGTTCTTTGACGTCTCTGCCATGGGTGAGTTCAGCAACGACGGCGTTGGTGAAGATATCGTCACCGTGTCCGCCCAGGCTACCGGCGCTTCGGGGCTACCAGCCGGCTACACCGGTCAGGAGGCGATTTGGCTTTCTACGGTGGTCGGTGCCTCGGAAGTGGGTAGAACCATCTGCATTGATTCCAGTTTTCATCCGCCGGACTTCACCTGGCAATGGCAGATGCCCTCAGTCGAGATGACGCCGGTATGGGACGGCCCACATTGCTTTGAGATTGTCGAATACACGTGGGATACACTGTACGCGCACGACGGCGAATATGCCACCTACGGAACTGCCCAAATTGCTCTTGATGGTGATTCGGTCAGTGTTGCCAATGTTGGCGCGGGTGGTAACGATGGAGTCACCATCGGTTTTGAGGAAACAGCCGGTGTCACCGTTCGTTTCGGTGAACAGGGTCCAATCCCAATGGGTACTGCCGTCAAGGGACTCAAACTTGTTCCGTTTCCGGAGTACTGCTGTGCCTATGACAACTACTCGGGCGGTGGTGCCACGCCGTGTATTGACCAGTATCCGTGCCCCAATGGATTCAGTCCACTGCCAGACCACACTTGTGCACCGGGAGCCAACAATCCGCACCTCTATTGCGCGCCGTTAATCGCAGTCGAAAACCGCGTTGCTGACAGATCCGTCGCAAGCGGTGCCGGCCTATCCATCTTCGGCGGGCCGAACAATGAAAGCGCGACCATAGTGCCCGATGGATGTGACGATCCGCTCGGATACACTCTCTATGTCTACAATAACACAGTTCTGGTTGATACTGTCGTCTGTGACAGCGGCACCACGATTACCACCGACAATGCTATGCCGACCGCGATGATCTTCGGCGACATGATTGGTCTATCCTACTCATCCACGATGGACTTTGTGGTCGGAGGCGACGTGTACATTGGTGATGAAATCCGCTCCCGCCCCAAGTCTGCCCAGCGCTCCGAGCTGATCTCGCGTATCGGAATCGTAGGGCGAGGTCTTGTCGCTGATCCCGAGCTGGCCTCTTTCAGCATTATTGACATTGAAACTGCGTCCTGCTGTGTAGTCCGCGGCGACTTCACCCATAACGGGAACGTCGACATCTCCGACTTGGTGAGTCTGGTCGACTTCATGTTTACCGGCGGACCCGGGCCGTTGTGCGATGAAGAAGCCGACCTCAACGATGACGATGGAGTCGATATAGCCGATCTGGTCTACTTCGTAGAGTTCATGTTCAACGGCGGTCCGACTCCGGTGCCGTGCGGTCAGTCAGCACCGATCAATAAACTGGTCGGTGAGGTGCCGGATATCTCGTTCGGTATCGAATACAACGGTGAGGCATCAACAGTCCTCATGAACTCAGCGATCGATCTGCGAGGTATCCAGCTTGAACTCAAAGGTGTCGGCCCGGCGCCTGAGAATCTGGTCGGCGATCATGTCGACATGGTTCATGGTCGGGACGGTTGGGTAGTGAGAGTCGGTTTGCTCGATCTTGACGGCGGCCAAGTGGTCAAATCCGATGTGAGGCAAATCATCCGGCTGGATGGTGAGTACACGCTGGAATCGGTAACCGTTGCCGATGAGCAGGCTCGCTCGATCAGGCCGAGAATTGGGCCGATAGCCAAGCACGAAGGGTTGCCTGCGGACTACGCGCTTGGCCAGAACTATCCAAACCCGTTCAACCCCAGCACTTCAATCGGCTTTGCGCTTCCCGAAGCGGCCGAGGTTCGGTTGGAAGTGTACAATCTTCTGGGGCAGCGGGTGGTATCATTGATAAATCAGCGGCTGGAGGCCGGTAACCACACCGTCCAATGGGACAGCCGCAACGAATCGGGCCAGGCGATTTCTTCGGGTGTCTATTTCTACCGCCTGGAGACGCCACGGTATACCAAGAGTAAGAAGATGATTCTGCTCAAGTAA
- a CDS encoding serine/threonine protein kinase, producing MNQEFIGSYKILEKKGEGGMAQVYLAVHQDVPNLKVILKVLSDPRLGERFKQEADKLALLDGHPSICRIKHFFSHGDNIVIAMEYIDGATLEDKIKSMNRFEVGEAVQVANDVLDILAFAHQKDIYHRDIKPGNIMIDNVGQTKVIDFGIAKGKTDPNLTIAGTACGTPAYMAPEQFNPTEQANYALWDIYAVGTTLYMMLCGQVPFTDENPFAIRDAKLFNDPPAPSALNSSIPKPLEEVILKSLARDADRRYQTAEQMQDGLSPFLSGGPTKRRTPSGGMTIQIPPPKPGESKRRWLVVVTVAAALALTAPIYHYVIKDKSASDQSDPDGSGDTTLVIDQTDPPFEPPQGILEISVKPEGDIYLDGSLLKAGADAWMVDVDSGQHIVRVENNKATTKVFADTFAILPDSTQRLNYAFSIPEPPPPPPEVKVYKVKIGSQWRKKAEVLIDNVAQADSAPWTYTIVEGEHNIRIKFDDETGRPQDLDTTVQIDSDTRITFPK from the coding sequence ATGAATCAGGAATTTATAGGCAGCTACAAAATCCTTGAGAAGAAGGGTGAGGGGGGCATGGCCCAGGTATATCTGGCCGTGCACCAGGACGTGCCAAACCTGAAAGTCATACTGAAGGTCCTCTCCGATCCACGGCTCGGCGAGCGGTTCAAACAAGAGGCCGATAAGCTGGCCCTGTTGGATGGACATCCGAGCATCTGTCGGATCAAACACTTTTTCAGCCACGGTGACAATATCGTTATCGCCATGGAGTACATAGACGGCGCCACCCTTGAAGACAAAATCAAGTCGATGAATCGCTTTGAAGTGGGGGAGGCTGTCCAGGTAGCCAACGATGTTCTGGACATTCTCGCCTTTGCTCATCAGAAAGATATCTACCATCGTGACATAAAGCCCGGCAATATCATGATCGACAATGTCGGTCAGACCAAGGTGATCGATTTTGGAATCGCCAAAGGGAAGACCGATCCCAATCTGACCATTGCCGGTACCGCCTGCGGCACCCCGGCCTATATGGCCCCGGAACAATTCAACCCGACCGAGCAGGCCAACTATGCCCTGTGGGATATCTATGCCGTCGGCACCACGCTATACATGATGCTCTGCGGTCAGGTGCCGTTCACCGATGAGAATCCGTTCGCCATTCGCGATGCGAAGTTGTTTAACGATCCGCCCGCCCCGAGCGCACTGAATTCGAGTATCCCCAAACCGCTGGAAGAAGTAATCCTGAAATCTCTGGCTCGCGATGCCGACCGGCGCTACCAAACCGCCGAGCAGATGCAGGATGGCCTAAGCCCCTTCCTGTCCGGCGGCCCTACGAAGCGCCGAACGCCGTCCGGCGGGATGACAATACAGATACCGCCACCCAAACCGGGCGAATCAAAAAGGCGGTGGCTGGTGGTCGTAACCGTCGCTGCCGCGCTGGCTCTCACAGCTCCAATCTACCACTATGTAATCAAAGATAAATCGGCTTCGGATCAGTCTGACCCTGACGGCTCAGGCGATACTACCCTCGTTATCGACCAAACGGACCCGCCTTTCGAACCGCCGCAGGGGATTTTGGAAATCAGCGTCAAGCCTGAAGGCGATATCTACCTTGATGGCTCACTTCTGAAAGCAGGCGCGGATGCCTGGATGGTCGATGTCGACTCCGGACAGCACATCGTGCGTGTGGAAAACAATAAGGCCACTACAAAGGTCTTTGCAGATACATTTGCGATCTTGCCCGACTCGACTCAACGTCTCAACTATGCTTTTTCGATTCCGGAACCTCCACCACCACCACCGGAAGTGAAAGTATATAAGGTCAAAATCGGTTCACAATGGCGGAAAAAGGCCGAGGTCCTTATTGATAATGTGGCGCAAGCAGATAGTGCTCCATGGACGTATACCATTGTGGAAGGCGAACATAACATTCGCATTAAGTTTGATGATGAAACCGGAAGGCCACAAGACCTGGACACTACAGTCCAAATCGATTCTGACACACGTATCACTTTCCCCAAATAG